The following are encoded together in the Plasmodium knowlesi strain H genome assembly, chromosome: 8 genome:
- a CDS encoding DNA-directed RNA polymerase II subunit RPB1, putative, producing MTVDLNVPYSACELKRVKRLELGVLDPEIIKKIGVCEIVNVDLYKDGLPREGGLNDIRMGTIDYKTLCGTCNMNVKYCPGHFGYIELAKPMYHYGFMNVVLNVLRCVCYHCGRLLCNMNNSKVKYIEKIKVNSLRLKRLSDVCQGIKVCDHSSPQEEDSLHLNDNAVDNFYNNNLSNLNVNQQMLLNPNSYSNIFEMVNKEDVDCGCVQPKYSREGPNMFIQFLHSSEEDIDESKRKLSAEEALEILKKIRKEEMPILGFDSDRCIPASLILTFIPIPPPCARPYVQYGNQRSEDDLTLKLLDIVKTNIQLKRQTDRGAKSHVLQDLCALLQFHITTLFDNDIPGMPIATTRSKKPIKAIRTRLKGKEGRLRGNLMGKRVDFSARTVITGDPNLNIDYIGVPKSVAMTLTFCETVTPLNYDDMKKLVERGPYEWPGAKYIIRDNGTKYDLRHVRKNSERELEYGYKVERHMTDEDYILFNRQPSLHKMSIMGHKAKILPYSTFRLNLAVTSPYNADFDGDEMNLHLAQSHETRSEIKHLMIVQKQIVSPQGNKPVMGIVQDSLLAIRKFTRRDNFLTKEEVMSLLIWIPYWNHVIPTPAIMKPKALWTGKQIFSMLLQFEDLERLNDPLGNSKMMGATHGSGFRVEDEMSRGNNSSGAHLHPHSPLAIGDTVNSNVKNQFTGNEGTGTNSADGTFKGISGWGRNVKINLMRDSSTSCKDDNPYCSVNDGKVIIKNNELLCGIICKRTVGSSSGSLIHILWHEMGPDKTKDFISALQKVTNNWLEYIGFTVSCSDIIASNKVLDKVKDILNKSKREVSKIVKKAQRGELECQPGKSLYESFETRVNNELNCAREMAGKVASESLDERNNIFSMVASGSKGSIINISQIISCVGQQNVEGKRIPFGFNHRSLPHFIKFDYGPESRGFVSNSYLSGLTPQEVFFHAMGGREGIIDTACKTSETGYIQRRLIKAMEDVMVQYDRTVRNSYGDIIQFLYGEDGMAGEYIEDQIIDLMKLDNKEVKKLYKYNFDDDEDDDLEDSYGKDFYLNNGQSRKNSYIDYNKQNVLNQEFEELLKCKNNICKEIFPDGDVRQHLPINMNRLIEFAKSQFPFVPVVGSKVKDPISASRMRPKMGTTKRKLKKGKKLPPRNETKAIADGALGDPNDQLQNSEFMSEIKKEYETNDLASAMKGQGAYSGFEPFDENLSEGPGRNGSEDEEDDDDEDNDDSDDESDSKDQSFINPVDIVHKVNRFLEKLVIIKQINSNDTLSLEAQNNATVLLKAHLRTYLNSKLLTQTHKISMKGIDWLLQEIEKNFYKSLCHPGECVGALAAQSIGEPATQMTLNTFHFAGVGSKNVTLGVPRLKELINIVKNVKTPSTTIYLDDIVSNDQQKAKDILTKLEYTTLKQLTSHAQIIYDPNTTSTILEEDKTWVDEFYEFPDEDDTQYTLGEWVLRIQLTNIHVNEKKLTMKEIVCIIYSVFSSDELDIIYTDDNSEDLILRIRVKYLNGEYNFLNDDADQAQEDEYEEEEEEEENYNKIGNTFKTKKDVEEEGDNRTTQNKENDKDDNESVSSNHSRQNSINSENRFGSASGSASGTDFEDDDGKGNHNRDEGAKDKTSKGKSAVKLEKLKEENVNRPDNNHVQGYGETDLFGKEVGKSGESEIGSEKGSGTAEDMFGKSNLKNTEEDIHTAKGRNSISGTNGGVGTTGGNVPNGNNTGSLDMNNMRNINNLSNPIHMKEDTEDTFLKKLMEQCLSTLKLRGIENITKVYMREESKITYDSNNGKFVRSSHWVLDTDGCNLEHIFCAPHVDYKKTISNDIVEIFEVLGIEAVRRALLKELRTVISFDSSYVNYRHLSILCDVMTQRGYLMSITRHGINRVDRGPLVKCSFEETVEILLEAAAFAQVDNLKGITENIMLGQLCKIGTGVFDIIIDNQKLSDANQNLETMMDITSAGFTTPDSHHGITPDGLQSPVAINTLNSPLPFSPTYNVNLLSPTAPLDSVNGILSPQCLQNYADGSAGGENIMSPSKNDFNNLDTLKLGGKFSPTQSPRSPTSVIHSPFSPFDNNNQQPLDPGMMLFSPKNNQNNSSSMAMMNYNVFSPKANLDNIHSPAMLYSPNRPLDIFSPKQQTQNNIYSPSYSPTSPTYHLSSNVNAGGSSGLNDTKAFYSPTSPKNQMDEMNPNMMKYHSVLSPAYAVTSPKYSPTSPKYSPTSPKYMPTSPKYSPTSPKYSPTSPKYSPTSPKYSPTSPQYSPTSPVPNSPSSPHYSPYAIASPKFSPTSPAYSISSPVYDQSSNARNRNQHPLSPAYILQSPVQVKQHIQDVSVFSPIQQANADEAQNDDPFSPVPYNMEEDEMEQ from the coding sequence ATGACGGTCGACCTCAACGTGCCCTACTCGGCCTGCGAGCTGAAGAGGGTGAAACGCCTGGAGTTGGGCGTCCTGGATccagaaattataaaaaaaataggcgtATGCGAAATTGTAAATGTAGACCTATACAAAGATGGGCTCCCAAGGGAAGGAGGTCTAAACGACATTCGCATGGGGACCATAGACTACAAAACTTTATGTGGGACGTGTAACATGAACGTAAAATATTGCCCCGGACACTTTGGCTACATCGAACTAGCCAAACCGATGTACCACTATGGGTTTATGAATGTCGTGTTGAATGTATTAAGGTGTGTGTGCTACCATTGTGGCAGATTATTGTGTAATATGAACAACTCCAAGGTGAAATACATCGAGAAAATCAAGGTTAATAGTTTGCGACTGAAGAGATTATCTGACGTGTGCCAAGGAATTAAAGTATGTGACCACTCCTCTCCACAAGAAGAAGATTCTCTACATCTGAATGACAACGCAGTGGATAACTTCTACAATAACAATTTGAGTAacttaaatgtaaaccaacAAATGCTTCTAAACCCTAACAGCTACAGTAACATTTTCGAAATGGTCAATAAAGAAGACGTGGACTGTGGTTGTGTGCAGCCGAAATACTCAAGGGAAGGACCAAACATgtttattcaatttttacaCTCAAGTGAGGAAGACATAGATGAAAGTAAGAGAAAATTAAGTGCAGAAGAAGCCTTagaaattttgaagaaaatcagaaaagaagaaatgccCATTCTTGGATTCGATTCAGATAGATGCATCCCCGCTTCATTAATTTTAACATTCATTCCCATACCTCCTCCATGTGCCAGGCCATATGTACAGTATGGTAACCAGAGGAGTGAAGACGACCTGACATTGAAACTGCTAGATATTGTAAAAACAAACATACAGTTGAAGAGGCAAACGGATAGGGGGGCCAAATCGCATGTCCTGCAAGATCTGTGTGCCCTACTGCAGTTTCACATTACCACCTTGTTCGATAATGACATCCCGGGGATGCCTATAGCTACTACACGTTCGAAGAAGCCTATTAAAGCCATACGGACAAGGctaaaggggaaggaaggaaggctACGAGGAAATTTAATGGGAAAACGTGTGGACTTCTCAGCCAGAACAGTAATTACGGGAGATCCAAATTTAAATATTGACTACATAGGAGTGCCAAAATCAGTGGCCATGACATTAACATTCTGCGAAACGGTTACTCCACTGAATTACGATGACATGAAGAAATTGGTGGAAAGAGGTCCATACGAATGGCCAGGAGCGAAATATATCATCAGGGACAATGGCACAAAGTATGATCTCAGacatgtaagaaaaaattctgaGAGGGAATTAGAATATGGATACAAGGTTGAACGACACATGACAGATGAAGATTATATCCTCTTCAATCGACAACCTTCTCTTCACAAAATGAGTATCATGGGACATAAGGCGAAAATATTGCCGTACTCTACCTTCAGGCTAAACCTAGCTGTTACTTCTCCTTACAATGCAGATTTTGATGGTGATGAAATGAATTTGCACCTTGCGCAGTCTCATGAGACTAGATCAGAAATTAAGCACCTCATGATTGTGCAGAAGCAAATCGTCTCTCCGCAGGGTAATAAACCTGTTATGGGAATTGTGCAGGATTCCCTCTTGGCCATAAGAAAATTTACAAGACGAGATAACTTTCtcacaaaagaagaagtgatgTCTTTACTCATTTGGATCCCCTACTGGAATCATGTGATACCTACTCCTGCCATTATGAAGCCCAAGGCCCTGTGGACAGGAAAACAAATATTCTCTATGCTTCTCCAGTTTGAAGATTTAGAAAGGCTCAACGACCCGTTAGGTAATTCCAAGATGATGGGGGCTACCCATGGTAGTGGATTCAGAGTAGAAGACGAAATGAGTCGAGGAAACAACAGTAGTGGCGCACACCTCCACCCCCATAGCCCCCTAGCCATTGGAGATACAGTAAACAGTAACGTAAAAAATCAATTCACCGGAAACGAAGGGACTGGCACGAACAGTGCAGATGGCACATTCAAAGGAATAAGCGGATGGGGGaggaatgtaaaaataaacttGATGAGAGATTCCTCAACCTCGTGTAAAGATGACAATCCATACTGCTCCGTCAACGATGGAAAAGtgatcataaaaaataacgagCTCCTGTGTGGAATTATATGCAAACGCACAGTGGGTTCCTCTAGCGGATCGTTGATTCACATTCTATGGCACGAAATGGGTCCAGACAAAACCAAAGATTTCATTTCCGCATTGCAGAAGGTTACCAACAATTGGTTAGAATATATCGGATTCACAGTGAGTTGCTCGGACATTATAGCTAGCAACAAGGTTCTCGATAAGGTAAAGGATATTCTAAACAAGTCCAAAAGGGAGGTGTCcaaaattgtgaagaaaGCGCAGAGAGGAGAGTTAGAATGTCAACCTGGAAAGTCCCTTTATGAATCCTTCGAAACGAGAGTAAATAACGAACTAAACTGTGCTCGTGAAATGGCAGGAAAGGTGGCCTCGGAAAGTTTGGATGAAAGAAACAACATCTTCAGTATGGTGGCTAGTGGTTCCAAGGGGTCCATCATTAACATTTCACAAATCATATCTTGTGTGGGTCAACAAAATGTTGAAGGGAAGAGAATTCCCTTTGGATTTAACCACAGATCCTTACCacattttattaaatttgaTTACGGTCCAGAAAGTAGGGGGTTTGTCTCCAATTCGTATTTGAGTGGACTCACCCCACAGGAAGTATTCTTTCATGCCAtgggaggaagagaaggtatCATCGATACAGCCTGCAAAACGTCGGAAACGGGTTACATACAAAGGAGATTAATCAAAGCGATGGAAGATGTTATGGTTCAGTATGATCGAACCGTTAGAAATTCTTATGGAGATATTATTCAGTTTCTCTATGGGGAGGATGGAATGGCTGGAGAATATATAGAAGATCAAATTATTGATCTGATGAAGCTAGATAAtaaagaagtgaaaaaattatacaagTACAACtttgatgatgatgaagatgatgaccTTGAGGACAGTTACGGGAAGGATTTCTACCTGAACAATGGACAAAGCAGGAAGAACTCCTATATTGATTACAACAAACAAAATGTACTGAATCAGGAATTTGAGGAGCTACTAAAGTGCAAAAATAACATTTGCAAGGAAATATTCCCCGATGGAGATGTAAGGCAACACTTACCCATCAACATGAACCGACTCATCGAATTCGCCAAATCACAATTCCCCTTTGTTCCTGTTGTCGGTAGTAAAGTGAAGGACCCCATTAGTGCTAGTAGGATGAGACCCAAGATGGGCACCACCAAGAGGAAGttaaagaaagggaagaaactTCCCCCACGAAATGAGACGAAAGCCATTGCTGACGGGGCTTTAGGAGATCCGAATGACCAATTGCAGAACAGCGAATTCATGTCGGAGATTAAGAAGGAGTACGAGACGAACGATCTCGCCAGTGCCATGAAGGGCCAGGGCGCGTACAGCGGCTTTGAGCCCTTCGACGAGAATCTCTCAGAAGGACCAGGTCGCAACGGCagcgaagacgaagaagatgatgacgatgaagaCAATGACGATAGTGACGACGAAAGCGATAGCAAGGACCAATCCTTTATCAATCCCGTAGATATCGTGCACAAGGTCAACCGATTCCTGGAGAAGCTAGTCATTATCAAACAGATCAACAGCAATGACACCCTCTCGCTCGAAGCCCAGAACAACGCCACTGTGCTTCTGAAGGCCCATTTGAGAACCTATTTAAATTCGAAGCTTCTGACTCAGACACATAAGATCAGTATGAAGGGTATCGATTGGCTTCTGcaagaaattgaaaagaatttCTATAAGTCATTGTGCCACCCTGGAGAATGCGTGGGCGCGTTAGCAGCGCAGTCCATTGGAGAACCCGCAACGCAGATGACGCTGAATACATTTCACTTTGCAGGAGTGGGATCGAAAAACGTAACGTTAGGTGTGCCAAGATTGAAGGAGTTAATTAATATtgtgaaaaatgtgaagacccCATCCACAACCATTTATCTGGATGACATCGTGTCTAATGATCAGCAGAAAGCGAAAGATATATTAACTAAACTGGAGTACACAACCCTTAAGCAACTAACATCGCATGCACAAATTATTTACGACCCGAACACCACAAGTACCATCCTAGAAGAGGACAAAACGTGGGTGGATGAATTTTATGAATTCCCGGATGAGGATGATACGCAGTATACTCTAGGAGAATGGGTTCTACGGATTCAGCTAACCAACATTCacgtgaatgaaaaaaaactgacAATGAAGGAAATTGTCTGCATCATTTATTCTGTCTTCTCCAGTGATGAGTTAGATATCATCTACACGGATGATAACTCAGAAGATCTTATTCTGAGAATTAGAGTTAAATACCTTAATGGGGAATATAACTTTCTGAATGACGATGCAGACCAGGCGCAAGAGGATGAgtacgaagaggaagaggaggaagaggaaaattacaACAAAATAGGTAACACATTCAAGACGAAGAAGGACGTGGAGGAGGAGGGTGACAACAGGACGACGCAGAAcaaggaaaatgataaagacGACAACGAAAGTGTCAGTAGCAACCACTCAAGGCAAAACAGCATAAACAGTGAAAATCGATTTGGTAGCGCAAGTGGTAGCGCGAGCGGCACGGATTTtgaagatgatgatggaAAGGGAAACCACAATCGGGACGAAGGAGCAAAGGATAAAACGagtaagggtaaaagtgcggtgaaattggaaaaactgaaagaagaaaatgtcaACCGGCCAGATAACAACCATGTTCAGGGATATGGAGAAACAGATTTGTTCGGAAAAGAGGTAGGCAAAAGTGGAGAAAGTGAAATCGGAAGTGAAAAGGGCTCAGGCACGGCGGAAGACATGTTCGGGAAGtccaatttaaaaaacacAGAAGAAGATATACACACCGCGAAGGGCAGAAACAGCATCAGTGGCACGAACGGGGGTGTGGGTACCACCGGCGGAAACGTTCCCAATGGAAATAATACAGGGAGTCTAGATATGAACAACATGCGGAACATAAATAATTTGAGCAACCCGATTCACATGAAGGAAGATACAGAGGATACATTCTTAAAAAAACTGATGGAGCAGTGCCTATCAACATTGAAGTTAAGGGGAATAGAAAATATTACCAAAGTGTACATGAGAGAAGAATCTAAAATAACCTACGACTCCAACAATGGGAAGTTTGTGAGAAGTTCACATTGGGTGTTAGATACAGATGGATGTAACCTGGAACATATTTTCTGTGCTCCCCATGTGgattataaaaaaacaatttcaaATGACATAGTGGAAATCTTCGAAGTATTAGGAATAGAGGCAGTGAGAAGAGCTCTTCTAAAAGAATTGAGAACTGTCATTTCATTTGATAGCTCCTATGTTAACTACAGGCATCTCTCCATCCTCTGTGACGTGATGACTCAAAGAGGCTACCTAATGTCTATAACAAGACATGGCATCAATCGAGTGGATAGGGGTCCACTAGTCAAATGTAGTTTTGAAGAAACGGTGGAAATACTCCTGGAAGCAGCTGCCTTTGCACAGGTGGATAACCTTAAAGGAATAACGGAGAATATCATGTTGGGCCAATTATGCAAAATAGGCACAGGCGTTTTTGATATCATTATAGACAACCAAAAGCTGAGTGATGCAAATCAAAATTTAGAGACCATGATGGACATTACCAGTGCTGGGTTCACTACTCCAGATAGTCACCATGGAATCACGCCAGATGGATTACAATCTCCCGTAGCTATTAACACGCTAAATTCCCCTCTGCCTTTCTCTCCAACATATAACGTTAATTTGTTGTCCCCCACAGCTCCCCTTGACAGTGTCAACGGTATCTTATCTCCCCAGTGTCTACAGAATTATGCAGATGGAAGTGCTGGTGGTGAAAACATTATGTCTCCATCCAAAAACGACTTTAACAATTTGGACACGTTAAAATTGGGAGGCAAATTTTCTCCTACACAATCACCCAGGTCACCCACCTCAGTTATCCACTCCCCCTTCTCCCCATTTGATAATAATAATCAGCAACCACTCGATCCAGGCATGATGTTATTCTCTCCAAAGAATAACCAAAACAATAGTAGCAGTATGGCCATGATGAATTACAATGTATTTTCCCCCAAGGCAAATTTAGATAACATACACTCTCCTGCTATGTTGTACTCTCCTAATCGTCCCTtagatatattttccccGAAGCAGCAGACGCAGAACAATATTTACTCCCCTTCCTATTCGCCCACCTCCCCCACTTATCACTTGTCCAGCAATGTGAATGCTGGTGGCTCCTCTGGTTTGAATGATACAAAGGCTTTTTACTCTCCGACATCTCCAAAAAATCAGATGGACGAGATGAACCCCAATATGATGAAGTACCACAGTGTCCTTTCGCCGGCCTACGCTGTTACCTCTCCGAAATACTCACCCACATCGCCCAAGTATTCTCCAACGTCCCCCAAATACATGCCCACTTCGCCCAAATATTCCCCCACGTCGCCCAAGTATTCCCCCACTTCGCCTAAGTATTCGCCAACATCTCCAAAATATTCTCCCACTTCGCCACAGTACTCTCCTACATCACCTGTCCCCAACAGCCCCAGTAGTCCCCACTATTCGCCCTACGCCATAGCGTCTCCCAAATTTTCGCCCACGTCGCCCGCATATTCCATCTCCTCTCCTGTGTATGACCAAAGCAGTAACGCTAGGAATAGGAATCAGCACCCCCTTTCCCCCGCGTACATTCTACAGTCTCCCGTGCAGGTCAAGCAGCACATCCAAGACGTCAGCGTCTTTTCCCCCATCCAACAGGCCAATGCCGACGAGGCGCAGAACGACGACCCCTTCTCCCCGGTGCCCTACAACATGGAGGAGGACGAAATGGAACAATAG